The Pseudodesulfovibrio sp. zrk46 genome contains a region encoding:
- a CDS encoding (2Fe-2S)-binding protein, translating into MTTSLSFTLNGESVSTTAPLSVRLVDVLRDEFHLMGTKEGCGEGECGACMVLMNGRPTLSCLVLLGAAKEKEIVTIEGLRNAPGFAILAQAFNDAGAVQCGFCTPGMIMTTYALLRDHPEPDETTIRTAMAGNLCRCTGYSMIVEAVSLAAQRRGEAW; encoded by the coding sequence ATGACAACTTCTCTTTCATTTACTCTCAACGGGGAATCCGTTTCCACCACAGCACCACTGAGTGTCCGTCTGGTCGATGTACTGCGTGACGAATTCCATCTCATGGGCACCAAGGAAGGGTGCGGCGAAGGGGAGTGCGGCGCGTGTATGGTGCTGATGAACGGTCGTCCCACTCTCTCGTGTTTGGTATTGCTCGGTGCAGCTAAAGAGAAAGAAATCGTCACTATCGAAGGGCTGCGGAATGCGCCGGGCTTTGCGATTCTGGCTCAGGCGTTCAATGACGCGGGTGCAGTGCAATGTGGCTTCTGCACGCCGGGAATGATCATGACGACCTATGCGCTTCTTCGTGATCATCCCGAACCGGATGAAACGACCATCCGTACGGCCATGGCCGGAAATCTCTGTCGATGCACGGGGTACTCCATGATTGTGGAAGCGGTTTCGCTTGCAGCTCAACGCAGGGGGGAGGCATGGTAA
- a CDS encoding FAD binding domain-containing protein, whose amino-acid sequence MVTTFNPHPTTVREACRARLEGGVPYAGGTDFMVRHAKAVQTGQCPPLIFLEGVREFSGISVLESGLRIGALTTMAELSVDTAIPRLLATACNCVGSPALRNVATIGGNVCTASPAGDSLPALYVLGAKVEICSPEGSRTVPISEFVLGPGRTVLESDELVSAIILPDSGINMFYHRKVSPRVANAITKVSLAVGASVEDQKVEEIRIAYGSVGPTIIRCPEIEAACAGLLLSDLEAAVPALSSMVETAIAPIDDHRSSALYRRSIAANLLAECLETFASSYQRITHD is encoded by the coding sequence ATGGTAACCACATTCAACCCGCATCCCACCACTGTCCGGGAAGCGTGCCGCGCCAGATTGGAAGGGGGTGTCCCCTATGCCGGAGGCACGGATTTCATGGTCCGTCATGCCAAGGCAGTGCAGACGGGGCAATGTCCTCCGCTCATATTTCTTGAAGGAGTCAGGGAGTTCTCCGGTATATCCGTTCTGGAATCCGGTCTGCGAATCGGTGCTCTAACGACCATGGCCGAGCTCTCGGTGGATACGGCCATACCACGCCTGCTTGCAACGGCATGCAACTGCGTGGGGTCGCCAGCCCTTCGCAATGTGGCGACCATCGGCGGTAACGTCTGCACAGCCTCTCCGGCTGGGGACAGCCTGCCTGCCCTGTACGTGCTCGGTGCGAAGGTTGAAATCTGTTCTCCGGAAGGAAGCCGGACTGTGCCTATCAGCGAGTTTGTCCTCGGCCCCGGGCGGACCGTGCTTGAATCAGATGAACTCGTCAGTGCAATTATTCTCCCCGACAGTGGAATCAACATGTTCTATCATCGTAAAGTGAGTCCGCGCGTTGCCAATGCCATCACCAAGGTCTCCCTTGCCGTCGGGGCCAGTGTAGAAGATCAGAAGGTGGAAGAAATACGCATTGCGTACGGTTCGGTAGGACCTACCATAATTCGTTGCCCTGAGATTGAGGCGGCATGCGCAGGACTGCTGCTGTCCGACCTTGAAGCCGCCGTTCCCGCGTTGAGCAGTATGGTTGAAACTGCCATTGCTCCCATTGACGATCATCGTTCTTCGGCTCTCTATCGTCGCTCCATAGCCGCTAATCTTCTGGCGGAATGTTTGGAGACGTTTGCCTCATCGTATCAAAGGATTACTCATGACTAG
- a CDS encoding GNAT family N-acetyltransferase, producing MTRDFNVSLFQPEDAPDVCALYREVYGEDFPLKYVYDPEAIVAQYDGIKHRTAMARLEGGELAGMVSMFRSAPNPLLYEVGQLMVRKTYRKRGIAEELSKATFNEFPTQVPVKGQFGEALCNHTISQKMAEGYGLVPTALELEWLPTINFDNAETLERNITLLMMFKTLEDEPREIFVHPAYAEFVKSTCSALAIDRRVQTAITPGEGSTQSSTNIIGDAGIATLTVSRVGADLGEVLARFEAEAASYRRQVKVDVSQPGAPWAVDIIRENGFFLGGYLPLWFESDGIMMQKLPIPPDFSLPQFHSENGAAVMRAVKADFERMERG from the coding sequence ATGACTAGAGACTTTAATGTATCGCTTTTCCAGCCGGAAGATGCTCCAGACGTGTGTGCCCTCTACCGGGAAGTGTATGGCGAAGATTTCCCTCTCAAGTATGTCTACGATCCTGAAGCGATCGTTGCACAATATGATGGTATTAAGCATCGCACTGCCATGGCTCGTCTTGAGGGAGGAGAGCTTGCCGGAATGGTAAGCATGTTCCGCTCCGCTCCAAATCCGCTGCTCTATGAGGTGGGGCAGCTAATGGTCAGAAAGACGTATCGAAAGCGGGGAATTGCCGAGGAACTTTCTAAGGCCACATTCAACGAATTTCCTACCCAGGTTCCGGTCAAGGGACAATTCGGGGAGGCTCTCTGCAATCATACCATTTCCCAGAAGATGGCCGAAGGATATGGATTAGTACCCACGGCTCTGGAGTTGGAGTGGTTGCCGACCATCAATTTCGACAATGCTGAAACGCTTGAGCGGAATATTACCCTGTTGATGATGTTCAAGACGCTCGAAGATGAGCCTCGAGAAATATTTGTCCATCCTGCCTATGCCGAGTTCGTGAAGTCCACCTGCTCGGCGCTCGCCATAGATCGGCGTGTGCAGACCGCAATTACCCCAGGAGAAGGCTCGACACAGAGCTCGACAAACATCATCGGTGATGCGGGTATTGCCACGCTGACGGTGTCCCGTGTCGGTGCTGATTTGGGCGAGGTGCTGGCTCGGTTTGAGGCCGAAGCTGCATCGTATCGACGCCAGGTCAAAGTCGATGTCAGTCAGCCGGGTGCGCCTTGGGCAGTGGACATCATTCGTGAAAACGGATTCTTCCTTGGCGGCTATCTTCCTCTGTGGTTTGAAAGCGACGGGATCATGATGCAGAAGCTGCCGATCCCACCGGATTTCAGCTTGCCGCAATTCCATTCGGAGAATGGCGCAGCGGTCATGCGTGCCGTCAAAGCGGATTTTGAAAGGATGGAACGAGGGTAG
- the hisC gene encoding histidinol-phosphate transaminase has product MANLDFQHLVPAYIQTFEAYYPSLPDQELMVTYGVDHLHRLNNNENALGPPPKAAEIVDEFPPRMVPEYPNGDCFYLRHKLAEKFNKEPEQFLVGNGSCEVIGSVIKAFCEEGDNIITADKTFAVYEWVAEFSGFEARLIPLKDHAFDHRAMLDAMDERTKILFVCNPNNPTGTYWDKETMNAFLDEVDNRAIVVIDEAYCEYVEQEDYPNGMELMERYPNVIVFRTFSKMYALAALRIGYLCGTNEIVDIVRRTHIVYSVNTLAQRAAVAALSNDSPFIEATRAMIRDAKKLVTATCESLGLEYICGEGSYIMIKVPMPDTLMYRKLMKKGVMVRTMTGFRFPNWIRVSLVQQPVMEIFCQAFTEVIEGR; this is encoded by the coding sequence ATGGCTAACCTTGATTTTCAACACCTCGTTCCCGCCTACATCCAGACCTTTGAGGCCTACTACCCCAGCCTGCCCGACCAGGAATTAATGGTCACCTATGGCGTGGACCACCTTCATAGGCTGAACAACAATGAAAACGCCCTTGGACCGCCTCCCAAAGCAGCAGAGATAGTGGATGAATTCCCGCCGCGCATGGTGCCGGAGTACCCCAATGGCGACTGTTTCTACCTGCGTCATAAACTGGCCGAAAAGTTCAACAAGGAACCAGAACAATTTCTTGTGGGCAATGGCTCGTGTGAAGTCATTGGTAGCGTCATCAAGGCTTTTTGCGAAGAAGGCGACAATATCATCACTGCGGACAAGACCTTTGCCGTATACGAATGGGTCGCGGAATTTTCCGGGTTCGAGGCACGCCTCATCCCACTCAAAGACCACGCCTTTGATCATCGCGCCATGCTTGATGCCATGGACGAACGGACCAAGATCCTGTTTGTCTGCAATCCCAACAACCCCACCGGGACATATTGGGACAAAGAGACCATGAACGCCTTCCTGGACGAGGTGGATAACCGCGCCATTGTGGTGATTGACGAGGCATATTGCGAATATGTGGAGCAGGAAGACTACCCCAACGGCATGGAGCTCATGGAGCGCTACCCCAATGTCATCGTCTTCCGTACCTTTTCCAAGATGTATGCGCTGGCCGCCTTACGCATAGGCTACCTGTGCGGAACAAACGAGATTGTGGACATCGTCCGCCGCACACATATCGTCTACTCCGTAAACACTCTTGCCCAACGTGCGGCAGTGGCCGCGCTCTCCAATGACAGTCCTTTCATCGAGGCCACACGAGCCATGATCCGCGATGCCAAAAAGCTGGTGACTGCCACCTGTGAATCACTGGGGCTCGAATACATCTGTGGAGAGGGAAGCTACATCATGATCAAGGTGCCCATGCCGGACACCCTCATGTACCGCAAGCTGATGAAAAAAGGCGTCATGGTTCGCACCATGACCGGATTCAGGTTTCCCAACTGGATCAGGGTGAGCCTTGTGCAGCAACCGGTGATGGAAATATTCTGCCAGGCCTTCACCGAAGTCATTGAAGGACGATAA